A genomic stretch from Scomber scombrus chromosome 8, fScoSco1.1, whole genome shotgun sequence includes:
- the arhgef18b gene encoding rho guanine nucleotide exchange factor 18 gives MEMEKAVTGSEGEQEQTTMDSDGEQDLDSFPILVRSMSTSRRHSWGVPLSPINLGRRLSLDTMAMDSDGEREDDDEERQNSLFRSTQEQSNSQTACPGDEPDGSKLRVSCHRARVTSMADGVPGRHLYSRSEILATDECSRAAHISRVVQTSKQAARAAGAEEFDPEENLHSTEGQSHIAKQRNNKSETKAIGSVTWYEFLSKENDEEDDRLEKVEKGTKVKRTLSSLRNRMTGSFNKEKGKNREKELQKEKGKEKEAREKEKVCSNSHNLVPGFFSSCATCSLCSKTLQKKHSMQCTNCAVNVHKSCKSLLGDCTSSRNKRDSIQRTGPSGSPNLALKDRDREREHSGTASSQFLDGYSSVLSVPGMTISPRGPNTQPTAAHTTNTTATSAHSLGHSLHHHSSSGFLPGEMDETDALRSKRCNEDAISLAPSTTESIIVEDAHHAAVRSDLESDAQDLEAESWSLAVDQQYVKKHSKETVKRQDVIYELMQTEMHHVRTLKIMLHVYVRELRENLQMDSSRLDCLFPRLENLLELHTHFLSRLKERRRENLVSPTDRNYIINRVADILITQFSGEIGERMKDYYGDFCSHHTEAVSYYKEQLQNNKRFQIIIRKINNLSIVRRLGVTECILLVTQRITKYPVLVERILHNTEVGTEEHEELTRALGLIKATISQVDALVNLHEKTSRLRDIHNKMEPKALGKIKDGRVFRREDLAQGRRRLLHEGTVNWKAASGRLKDILAVLLSDVLLLLQEKDQRYAFATVDNKPSAISLQKLIVREVAHEEKAMFLICASSNEPEMYEIHTYSKEERNTWMTQIRQAVESCPNTEERFVSEEEEARASRFKEFQERLSQKDTVIVQALTEKLQLFADMAESVAGLEDTGSRSRLLLRGEASELQQGETLLKGAITDVENLQNLLQSGVREETPTSRLDEGSGSGVLPRRADTFGGYDSSPTILSKNGSVKKNFSGESRNKDRSQRASSDPQLKDLSGSHTLEQTVDESCCSPARWNCIWSNSFPEAEFFDRVLMLSQRLYSLQAIISQQDSQIELQRASMIERASLPGRHRGNVLLEQEKQRTLALQREELASFHKLQSQHRQEQHRWERERERHRHQVETTEARLRLREDECRRLEERLAEEKVELERQRETYQQDLERLRESTRAVEKEKERLEHQKKIKRKTIEVAPLSGSLNGEPLTSSSSTSVSDLPLKPLVRASLSVAPADYPERPELMLRREAGSSTQPLKTEVPLHLFSATNQQHKLVGVQQQIPTKLAAFSSGKGKGGKTGKASHRTDSTASVDMKQMLPLKLSARDDNTLKAKRSISPHQQLPLSTPPQPHSHHHHTDQLSPPDNAGPDGQSTSTISTSHPNAQKPPMPPAQSHPQPAMQPPTMPLHLQSTGPVQFQPHLPPQSLSPNAQANVQMNVQGLTHSHSMPPPYKITTEDLNKEDVIFF, from the exons ATGGAAATGGAGAAAGCGGTAACAGGATCAGAAGGGGAACAGGAGCAAACCACTATGGATTCTGATGGAGAGCAAGACCTGGACAGCTTTCCTATTCTGGTTAGATCGATGTCAACATCTCGAAGGCACAGCTGGGGTGTCCCTCTGTCTCCCATTAACCTGGGGAGGAG ACTGAGCCTGGATACCATGGCCATGGACAgcgatggagagagagaggatgatgatgaggagagaCAGAATAGTCTCTTCCGGTCCACCCAGGAGCAGAGTAACAGCCAGACAGCCTGTCCTGGGGATGAGCCAGATGGTTCCAAGCTGAGGGTCTCCTGTCACAGAGCCAGGGTCACCAGCATG GCTGATGGTGTTCCTGGCAGGCATCTGTACTCCCGCTCGGAGATTCTTGCAACAGACGAATGTTCCCGTGCTGCACACATCTCTCGTGTTGTACAGACATCCAAACAGGCCGCAAGGGCAGCAGGAG CAGAGGAGTTCGACCCTGAGGAAAACTTACATTCTACTGAAGGACAGAGCCACAT AGCGAAGCAGAGGAACAACAAATCAGAGACCAAAGCGATTGGAAGTGTCACTTGGTATGAGTTCCTCTCTAAAGA GAATGACGAAGAGGATGATCGTTTAGAGAAGGTGGAGAAAGGTACCAAGGTAAAGAGAACTCTCAGCTCTCTGAGGAACCGGATGACGGGCTCCTTCAACAAAGAGAAG GGTAAGAACCGAGAAAAAGAGCTGCAGAAAGAGAAGGGGAAGGAAAAGGAggccagagagaaagagaaagtgtgcAGTAACAGCCATAATTTGGTGCCAGGCTTTTTCTCCAGCTGTGCAACCTGCTCACTGTGCAGCAAGACCTTGCAGAAAAAGCACAGCATGCAGTGCACGA ATTGTGCTGTGAACGTTCACAAGAGCTGCAAGTCTCTGTTGGGTGACTGCACCAGCAGCAGGAATAAG AGAGATTCCATACAGAGGACGGGCCCATCTGGATCTCCTAACCTTG CGCTAAAAGACCGAGACAGAGAGCGGGAGCATTCAGGCACAGCCTCATCACAGTTCCTGGATGGATACTCAAGTGTTCTCAGCGTCCCAGGCATGACCATTAGTCCGCGGGGACCAAACACTCAGCCTACTGCCGCCCATACCACCAACACTACTGCAACCTCTGCCCACAGTCTTGGCCACAGCCTCCATCACCACAGTAGCTCAGG ATTCCTCCCTGGGGAGATGGATGAGACCGATGCTCTCCGCTCCAAACGCTGCAATGAAGACGCCATTTCCCTCGCTCCCTCCACCACCGAGTCTATCATCGTAGAAG ATGCTCACCATGCAGCAGTGCGGTCTGATCTGGAGTCTGATGCCCAGGACCTGGAGGCAGAGTCTTGGAGTTTGGCAGTTGACCAGCAGTATGTTAAGAAGCACTCTAAAGAAACAGTGAAGAGACAGGACGTGATATATG AGCTGATGCAGACGGAGATGCATCATGTGCGGACACTGAAGATAATGCTGCATGTTTACGTTCGAGAGCTGAGGGAGAACCTCCAGATGGACTCGAGTAGGCTGGACTGTCTGTTCCCCCGCTTGGAAAACCTCCTGGAGCTTCACACACATTTCCTGTCTCGTCTCAAAGAACGCCGGCGAGAAAACCTTGTTTCACCCACCGACAGGAACTACATTATCAACAGAGTGGCAGACATACTGATTACACAG TTCTCAGGTGAAATAGGAGAGAGGATGAAGGACTACTATGGAGATTTCTGCAGTCACCACACTGAGGCTGTCAGCTACTACAAAGAACagctgcaaaacaacaaaaggttCCAAATCATCATACGG AAAATCAATAACCTGTCCATTGTGCGGAGGTTAGGAGTGACTGAGTGCATTCTGTTGGTGACACAGCGCATTACGAAGTATCCAGTACTAGTGGAGCGCATTCTGCACAACACTGAAG TGGGTACGGAAGAACATGAAGAGCTGACTCGGGCACTGGGTCTCATTAAAGCCACAATTAGTCAGGTGGATGCGCTGGTTAATCTCCATGAGAAGACATCTCGGCTTCGAGACATACACAACAAGATGGAGCCAAAGGCATTGGGAAAAATCAAAGATGGCCGAGTGTTTCGCAGGGAGGACCTGGCACAGGGCAGGAGACGGCTGCTGCATGAAGGCACAGTCAACTGGAAAGCTGCCTCTGGCAGGCTCAAAG ATATTCTTGCAGTCCTCCTCTCTGACGTTTTACTCCTGCTACAAGAGAAGGACCAGAGATATGCATTTGCTACAGTG GATAACAAGCCGTCAGCGATCTCTCTGCAGAAGCTGATTGTCAGGGAAGTGGCTCATGAGGAGAAAGCTATGTTTCTTATTTGTGCTTCCTCCAATGAGCCAGAGATGTACGAGATCCACACCTATTCCAAGGAGGAACGAAACACATGGATGACACAAATACGGCAAGCTGTTGAAAG CTGTCCTAATACAGAAGAGAGGTTTGTCagcgaggaggaagaggcaCGGGCTTCCCGGTTCAAAGAATTTCAAG aaCGTCTGAGCCAGAAGGATACAGTAATCGTCCAGGCTCTTACTGAGAAGCTGCAGTTGTTTGCAGACATGGCAGAATCTGTGGCAGGTCTGGAGGACACAGGTTCTCGGTCCAGACTACTTCTGCGAGGAGAAGCCTCAGaactccagcagggggagacccTGCTCAAAGGAGCAATCACTGATG TTGAAAACCTCCAGAACTTGCTGCAGTCTGGAGTGAGAGAGGAAACTCCAACCTCACGGCTGGATGAAGGGAGCGGCTCTGGAGTTCTGCCCAGGAGAGCAGACACCTTTGGGGGCTATGACAGCAGCCCCACCATCCTCAGTAAGA ATGGCAGTGTCAAGAAGAACTTTTCTGGCGAGTcgagaaacaaagacagaagcCAGAGAGCCAGCTCCGACCCTCAGCTCAAAGACCTCTCTGGCAGCCACACTCTGGAGCAGACG GTTGATGAAAGTTGCTGCTCTCCTGCCAGATGGAACTGCATTTGGTCCAACTCCTTCCCCGAGGCTGAG TTCTTCGACAGAGTGCTGATGCTCTCCCAGAGGCTCTACAGTCTGCAG GCCATCATATCACAGCAGGACAGCCAAATTGAGCTGCAGCGAGCCTCAATGATAGAGCGGGCCTCCCTGCCTGGACGCCACAGAGGCAACGTGCTCCTGGAGCAGGAAAAACAGCGGACTCTGGCCCTGCAGAGAGAGGAACTAGCCAGCTTCCACAAGCTGCAGTCTCAGCACCGGCAGGAACAGCATCGCTGGGAGAGGGAGCGGGAGAGGCACCGCCACCAAGTGGAGACCACAGAGGCCAGACTCCGACTAAGGGAGGATGAGTGCAGGCGGCTGGAG GAGCGTCTGGCAGAAGAGAAGGTGGAGCtggagaggcagagggagacaTACCAGCAGGACCTGGAGAGGCTACGAGAGTCCACCAGAGCtgtggagaaagagaaggaacgCCTGGAGCACCAGAAGAAGATCAAGAGGAAAACCATTGAG gTGGCTCCTCTGTCTGGCAGCCTGAACGGGGAGCCCCTCACGTCCTCCAGCTCCACTAGCGTGTCCGACTTGCCCCTGAAGCCTCTGGTGCGTGCCAGCTTATCTGTTGCACCAGCTGACTACCCAGAGCGCCCCGAATTGATGTTGCGACGGGAGGCGGGCTCTTCCACCCAGCCACTAAAGACAGAGGTGCCGCTCCATCTCTTCAGCGCCACCAACCAGCAGCATAAGCTGGTTGGGGTGCAGCAGCAGATCCCCACCAAGCTGGCGGCCTTCAGTAGCGGCAAAGGGAAAGGAGGCAAGACTGGCAAAGCCTCACATCGCACTGACAGCACTG cctcaGTGGATATGAAGCAGATGCTGCCACTGAAGCTGTCCGCCCGAGATGACAACACCCTCAAGGCCAAGCGCTCTATCAGCCCCCACCAGCAGCTCCCGCTGTCAACCCCTCCTCAGCCTCACTCCCATCATCACCACACAG ATCAACTAAGTCCTCCAGACAATGCTGGACCAGACGGCCAATCCACATCCACCATCAGCACCTCCCACCCCAATGCTCAGAAGCCCCCCATGCCCCCTGCACAGTCCCATCCTCAGCCTGCCATGCAACCTCCCACCATGCCTCTCCACTTGCAGAGCACAGGACCTGTCCAGTTCCAGCCCCATCTGCCGCCGCAGAGCCTCAGTCCCAACGCCCAGGCCAATGTCCAGATGAACGTTCAGGGGCTCACACACAGCCACAGCATGCCGCCGCCCTATAAGATCACCACTGAAGACCTCAATAAGGAGGACGTCATCTTCTTCTAA